From a region of the Schistocerca nitens isolate TAMUIC-IGC-003100 chromosome 8, iqSchNite1.1, whole genome shotgun sequence genome:
- the LOC126199079 gene encoding uncharacterized protein LOC126199079 yields MRQRPGVELEGNSASLSFRRVQPLEVAKQHRLLHDAAPWCGAGRRQLGHTQPPKRAASGGGEAAPAATRGSAPVWSWKATRPRSASEESSRWRWRSSTGCYTTQRPGVELEGNSASLSFRREQPLEVAKQHRLPHEAAPQCGAGRQLGLTQLPKRAAAGASEESSRWRWRSNAGCHTRQRPGVELEGNSASLCFRREQLLEVAKQHRLPHEAAPWCGAGRQLGLTQLPKRAAAGGGEAAPAATRGSAPVSSWKATRPHSASKESSRCRWRSSTGCHTRQRPGVELEGNSATLSFRREQLLEVAKQRRLPHEAAPRCGAGRQLGLAQLPKRAAARGGEAAPAATRRSAPVWSWKATRPRSASEESSRWRWRSSAGCHTRQRPGVELEGNSASLSFRREQPLEVAKQRRLPHEAAPRCGAGRQLGLAQLPKRAAAGGGEAAPAATRGSAPVWSWKATRPHSASEESSHWRWRSSAGCHTRQRPSVELEGKSASLSFRREQPLEVAKQRRLPHEAAPRCGAGRQLGLAQLPKRAAAGGGEAAPAATRGSAPVWRWKATRPRSASEGSSHWRWRSSTGCYTTQRPGVELEASVESSRWRWRSNAGCHTRQRPGVELEGNSASLCFRREQLLEVAKQHWLPHEAAPRCGAGRQLGLTQLPKRAAAGGGEAAPAATRGSAVVWSWKATRPHSASKESSRCRWRSSTGCHTTQRPGVELEGNSATLSFRREQLLEVAKQRRLPHEAVPRCGAGRQLGLAQLPKRAAARGGEAAPAATRRRAPVWSWKATRPRSASEESSRWRWGCSTGCHTGQRPNVELEGNSASLSFRREQPLEVAKQHWLPHEAASRCGAGRQLGLTQLPKRAAAGGGEATPAATRGSAPAWSWKATRPHSASEESSCWRWRSSTGCHTRQRPGVELEGNSASLSFRREQLLEVAKQRRLPHEAAPRCRAGRQLGLTQLPKRAAARPGVELEGNSASLSFRREQPLEVAKQRRLPHEAAPRCGAGRQLGLTQLPKRAAAGGGEAAPAATRGSAPVWSWKATRPRSASEESSRWRWRSSAGCHTRQRPGVELEGNSASLSFRREQPLEVAKQRRLPHEAAPQCGAGRQVGLTQLPKRAAAGGGEAAPAATRGSAPVWSWKATRPRSASEESSRWRWRSSAGCHTRQRPGVELEGNSASLCFRREQLLEVAKQHRLPHEAAPRCGAGRQLGLTQLPKRAAAGGGEAAPAATRGSAPVSSWKATRPHSASKESSRCRWRSSTGCHTTQRPGVELEGNSATLSFRREQLLEVAKQRRLPHEAASRCGAGRQLGLAQLPKRPAARGSEAAPAATRRSAPVWSWKATRPRSASEESSRWRWRSSAGCHTRQRPGVELEGNSASLSFRREQPLEVAKQRRLPHEAAPRCGAGRQLGLAQLPKRAAAGGGEAAPAATRGSAPVWSWKATRPHSASEESSHWRWRSSAGCHTRQCPGVELEGTSASLSFRREQPLEVAKQRRLPHEAAPRCGAGRQLGLAQLPKRAAAGGGEAAPAATRGSAPVWSWKATRPRSASEESSRWRWRSSAGCHTRQRPSVELEGKSASLSFRREQPLEVAKQRRLPHEAAPRCGAGRQLGLAQLPKRAAAGGGEAAPAATRVNAPVWSWKATRPHSASEESSCWRWRSSAGCHTRQRPGVELEGNSASLSFRREQPLEVAKQHRLPHEAASQCEAGRQLGLTQLPKRAAAPPKRAASGGGEAAPAATRGSAPVWSWKATRPRSASEESSRWRWRSSTGCYTTQRPGVELEGNSASLSFRREQPLEVAKQHRLPHEAAPQCGAGRQLGLTQLPKRAAAGGGEAALAAT; encoded by the exons atgaggcagcgccccggtgtggagctggaaggcaactcggcctcgctcagcttccgaagagtgcagccgctggaggtggcgaagcagcaccggctgctacACGACGCAGCGCcctggtgtggagctggaag aAGGCAACTCGGCCACACTCAGCCTCCGAAGAGAGCAGcctctggaggtggcgaagcagcgccggctgccacacgaggcagcgccccggtgtggagctggaaggcaactcggcctcgctcagcttccgaagagagcagccgctggaggtggcgaagcagcaccggctgctacacgacgcagcgccccggtgtggagctggaaggtaactcggcctcactcagcttccgaagagagcagccgctggaggtggcgaagcagcaccggctgccacacgaggcagcgccccaatgtggagctggaaggcaactcggcctcactcagcttccgaagagagcagccgctggag cttccgaagagagcagccgctggaggtggcgaagcaacgccggctgccacacgaggcagcgccccggcgtggagctggaaggcaactctgCCTCACTctgcttccgaagagagcagctgctggaggtggcgaagcagcaccggctgccacacgaggcagcgccctggtgtggagctggaaggcaactcggcctcactcagcttccgaagagagcagctgctggaggtggcgaagcagcgccggctgccacacgaggcagcgccccggtgtcgagctggaaggcaactcggcctcactcagcttccaaagagagcagccgctgtaggtggcgaagcagcaccggctgccacacgaggcagcgccccggtgtggagctagaAGGCAACTCGGccacactcagcttccgaagagagcagctgcttgaggtggcgaagcagcgccggctgccacacgaggcagcgccccggtgtggagctggaaggcaactcggcctcgctcagcttccgaagagagcagccgctagaggtggcgaagcagcaccggctgctacacgacgcagcgccccggtgtggagctggaaggcaactcggcctcgctcagcttccgaagagagcagccgctggaggtggcgaagcagcgccggctgccacacgaggcagcgccccggtgtggagctggaaggcaactcggcctcactcagcttccgaagagagcagccgctggaggtggcgaagcagcgccggctgccacacgaggcagcgccccggtgtggagctggaaggcaactcggcctcgctcagcttccgaagagagcagccgctggaggtggcgaagcagcgccggctgccacacgaggcagcgccccggtgtggagctggaaggcaactcggcctcactcagcttccgaagagagcagccactggaggtggcgaagcagcgccggctgccacacgaggcagcgccccagtgtggagctggaaggcaagtcggcctcactcagcttccgaagagagcagccgctggaggtggcgaagcagcgccggctgccacacgaggcagcgccccggtgtggagctggaaggcaactcggactcgctcagcttccgaagagagcagccgctggaggtggcgaagcagcgccggctgccacacgaggcagcgccccggtgtggaggtggaaggcaactcggcctcgctcAGCTTCCGAAGGGAGCAGccactggaggtggcgaagcagcaccggctgctacacgacgcagcgccccggtgtggagctggaag cttccgtagagagcagccgctggaggtggcgaagcaacgccggctgccacacgaggcagcgccccggcgTGGAGCTGGAAGGGAACTCGGCCTCACTctgcttccgaagagagcagctgctggaggtggcgaagcagcactggctgccacacgaggcagcgccccggtgtggagctggaaggcaactcggcctcactcagcttccgaagagagcagctgctggaggtggcgaagcagcgccggctgccacacgaggcagcgccgtggtgtggagctggaaggcaactcggcctcactcagcttccaaagagagcagccgctgtaggtggcgaagcagcaccggctgccacacgacgcagcgccccggtgtggagctagaAGGCAACTCGGccacactcagcttccgaagagagcagctgcttgaggtggcgaagcagcgccggctgccacacgaggcagtgccccggtgtggagctggaaggcaactcggcctcgctcagcttccgaagagagcagccgctagaggtggcgaagcagcaccagcTGCTACACGACGCAgagccccggtgtggagctggaaggcaactcggcctcgctcagcttccgaagagagcagccgctggaggtggggatgcagcaccggctgccacaccgGGCAGCGCCCcaatgtggagctggaaggcaactcggcctcactcagcttccgaagagagcagccgctggaggtggcgaagcagcactggCTGCCACATGAGGCAGcgtcccggtgtggagctggaaggcaactcggcctcactcagcttccgaagagagcagccgctggaggtggcgaagcaacgccggctgccacacgaggcagcgccccggcgtggagctggaaggcaactcggcctcactctgcttccgaagagagcagctgctggaggtggcgaagcagcaccggctgccacacgaggcagcgccctggtgtggagctggaaggcaactcggcctcactcagcttccgaagagagcagctgctggaggtggcgaagcagcgccggctgccacacgaggcagcgccccggtgtcgagctggaaggcaactcggcctcactcagcttccaaagagagcagccgct cgccccggtgtggagctggaaggcaactcggcctcgctcagcttccgaagagagcagccgctggaggtggcgaagcagcgccggctgccacacgaggcagcgccccggtgtggagctggaaggcaactcggcctcactcagcttccgaagagagcagccgctggaggtggcgaagcagcgccggctgccacacgaggcagcgccccggtgtggagctggaaggcaactcggcctcgctcagcttccgaagagagcagccgctggaggtggcgaagcagcgccggctgccacacgaggcagcgccccggtgtggagctggaaggcaactcggcctcactcagcttccgaagagagcagccactggaggtggcgaagcagcgccggctgccacacgaggcagcgccccagtgtggagctggaaggcaagtcggcctcactcagcttccgaagagagcagccgctggaggtggcgaagcagcgccggctgccacacgaggcagcgccccggtgtggagctggaaggcaactcggcctcgctcagcttccgaagagagcagccgctggaggtggcgaagcagcgccggctgccacacgaggcagcgccccggtgtggagctggaaggcaactcggcctcactctgcttccgaagagagcagctgctggaggtggcgaagcagcaccggctgccacacgaggcagcgccccggtgtggagctggaaggcaactcggcctcactcagcttccgaagagagcagctgctggaggtggcgaagcagcgccggctgccacacgaggcagcgccccggtgtcgagctggaaggcaactcggcctcactcagcttccaaagagagcagccgctgtaggtggcgaagcagcaccggctgccacacgacgcagcgccccggtgtggagctagaAGGCAACTCGGccacactcagcttccgaagagagcagctgcttgaggtggcgaagcagcgccggctgccacacgaggcagcgtcccggtgtggagctggaaggcaactcggcctcgctcagcttccgaagagaccAGCCGCTAGAGGtagcgaagcagcaccggctgctacacgacgcagcgccccggtgtggagctggaaggcaactcggcctcgctcagcttccgaagagagcagccgctggaggtggcgaagcagcgccggctgccacacgaggcagcgccccggtgtggagctggaaggcaactcggcctcactcagcttccgaagagagcagccgctggaggtggcgaagcagcgccggctgccacacgaggcagcgccccggtgtggagctggaaggcaactcggcctcgctcagcttccgaagagagcagccgctggaggtggcgaagcagcgccggctgccacacgaggcagcgccccggtgtggagctggaaggcaactcggcctcactcagcttccgaagagagcagccactggaggtggcgaagcagcgccggctgccacacgaggcagtgccccggtgtggagctggaaggcacctcggcctcactcagcttccgaagagagcagccgttggaggtggcgaagcagcgccggctgccacacgaggcagcgccccggtgtggagctgggaggcaactcggcctcgctcagcttccgaagagagcagccgctggaggtggcgaagcagcgccggctgccacacgaggcagcgccccggtgtggagctggaaggcaactcggcctcgctcagcttccgaagagagcagccgctggaggtggcgaagcagcgccggctgccacacgaggcagcgccccagtgtggagctggaaggcaagtcggcctcactcagcttccgaagagagcagccgctggaggtggcgaagcagcgccggctgccacacgaggcagcgccccggtgtggagctggaaggcaactcggcctcgctcagcttccgaagagagcagccgctggaggtggtgaagcagcgccggctgccacacgagtcaacgccccggtgtggagctggaaggcaactcggcctcactcagcttccgaagagagcagctgctggaggtggcgaagcagcgccggctgccacacgaggcagcgccccggtgtggagctggaaggcaactcggcctcactcagcttccgaagagagcagccgctggaggtggcgaagcagcaccggctgccacacgaggcagcgtccCAATGtgaagctggaaggcaactcggcctcactcagcttccgaagagagcagccgct CCTCCGAAGAGAGCAGcctctggaggtggcgaagcagcgccggctgccacacgaggcagcgccccggtgtggagctggaaggcaactcggcctcgctcagcttccgaagagagcagccgctggaggtggcgaagcagcaccggctgctacacgacgcagcgccccggtgtggagctggaaggtaactcggcctcactcagcttccgaagagagcagccgctggaggtggcgaagcagcaccggctgccacacgaggcagcgccccaatgtggagctggaaggcaactcggcctcactcagcttccgaagagagcagccgctggaggtggcgaagcagcactggCTGCCACATGA